The genomic DNA CACATCACCGATGTGCGCGTGAACGAGCGCGGTGACCGAGAGCTGAAGGCGCAGTCCCTCAGCGGGCCCGCGACCAGCTCCTACCGACGTGGGCACTGGCAACCGACATTCCCCCACGCCACGCCCGGAGGGATCGGCATCGGCGATCCCCGCGCCATGGTGTCCGCGCACCCATTTCTCGTCGTGGAGGAAGGGCGAGTGTTCGTCCTGGACGAGATCAAGAGAGGGGTGCCGGTCCTGCGACACTTCGGGACGCGCGCGGAGCTGCGAGGTGCGGCCCTTCCCCTCGCGGAGGAGGCCCCAGCTCCGGTACGAGCCGTCGACCCGCCGCCGCCCTCCGCTCGCCTCCCGTGGGTCCCCGTCTCCCTCGCCGGCGGCTGCCTCTTCCTGACCACGCTGGGCTGCGTCGTCGGCCTCCTCGCCTGGCCCCGCGGAGGCTCGTCCGCGGACCCACTGAACGCTCCCGCGAGCCTGACGGCCCCATGCCCGCCCCACCTCGGACCGGGGTGCGTCACGGCGAACGGGCTTCCCCATCAGCTGACCGGCCTCACGGTGCTCTGGGGGGAGTCGGTAGCGGAGGCCGAGAGAGCTCATGGCGCGCTGCCGTCGTATCCCCTCTCCGACTGCCCCGCGCGGTTCGCGGACATGCGCGAGGTCCGCACTCCGGCGCCGTGGCGAGTCCCGCGCGAGCGCGACACCACGGTCGCCTTCCATCACGACCGGGGGCTGTTCGAAGTCATGGTCTTCAGCGACGCACCGTCGGCGGAGGTGCTCGAGTTCGTTCGGGCGCAGCTCGGTCCACCGCACGCGGTCGAGGACTCTCATCGAACCTGGGACTACCCTCTTCAGAATGGAGACCTCGTGCGGCTCAAGGTTTCGGCGCTCCGCGCAAACCATCCCCTCGGACGCAGCGCCATCAAGCTCCACGTCCTGGGCGTGTCCCGCACGTACCGGGACGAGCGCCAGCGCGCCGGCTGCCAGTAGACGCACAGCGTTGCCCGTTCATGAGCCGAGCAATCGCGGGGTCACCATGGATATCGAATTGGTCTTGCACGCGGCGGGGGCATGCCTCGGGACGGCTCTGAAGGACATTGGCGAGTACGGCGGTTCGACCTACGACCGAGACCTGGACGCGTGGGGCGCAGACCTCTACGCGTGCTGGGCGGAGGTGGGTGAGCCCCCATGGCGGCCACGCGGTGCCACGAGCCGCCGAGCGTTCTGGACGTGGTACCTCGATGACGCGGTACCGGTCGCCGCCGACGCCTCCCGGCCCGAGCACCGGTTCGATACGGCCGCTCGCCGGGAGCGCGATGGGATTCTCCGATGAACGACGCGAGGCACGTCGCGAGCATCGACCGCTTCATGCGCCGAGTCGCGAGCCCCGAGTCGTGGGGCGGTGAGCGGCCGCGCCAGGAACGAGATGAAGAGGAACCGTCGCCGTGCTTCATCGACGCGGCGGGGCATTGGCGGCCCGTACGGAGAGAGGCGGAGCTCGTCCTCCCCGTGTCTGGCTGCCATGCGTCCGTGGGCCCCTGGCTCGGGCGCTGGTGGCGCCTCTGCATCGAGGGCTTCGTGGCCGACGACCCGATCGTGTTGTCGTCCGTGAGCAACGATCGGGAGTTGAGCGCTGTGGTACAGGACCTCGCCTTGCATCGCGAGAACCACCCTGGCCCGGTCTCCTCGGCTCCCATCGGAAGCCTGCACGACGGACGCTGGCTGGCGATCGCGGACTCCGGTGAGGTCGTGATCGGAGGGCACGGGGAGGTCGCGCGAGTCGCCGCGCCGGACCTCCCCTCGTTTCTTCGGGAGCTCCGGCTCTTCTGAAGCGGGGAGGCGCGACGACCGGAGCCGCGGCTCGCGCGCTCACTTGATGACCAACCCCATCGCGCGAAGGTGGGCCGTGTCGACGTCGCGCAGGTAGTCGAGGTGCGGCGGGGGCGTGTCCGTCGGGGCCCACTCGACGTCGAGCGAGAGGAGGAGGTCGTTTGCCGCGAGCATCGGCTCGGGGGCAGGCGTCGTGTAGACGGTGAGCGGAGGGGGCGCGAGCTCACCCGGGGCGAACGGTGGCGGCGGGATGGGCGCGCCGCGGGCCGCCGCTTCGTGCTCCTCGCGAGGTCGGCCAGGCCACATGCTCCCGACGTCGACGCAGACCCAGTCGTGCTCACGGCTGACGCACACTCCCATCCCGGGGCTGTCTGCGTCGCTCGGGACGACGTCCGTCACGGGCGGCGCCGAGAGGAGGTCGAGCGCCGCGAAGCGGGCGTGCAGCGCTCGGGGGTCCTCGACCCGCCCGACCAGCCGCTGGACGCGGTGGCGGCAGCTGAACGCGAGGCCGTCTGCGAAGAGGAGTAACAGCGGGCAGTCGTCGCGCCCCGAGGTCGCGATGACGAGCGGCCTCGGTGATGGCATCGGCGTCTGTACTACGAACGGGGCATTGCGTGAGGGTGGTTCCCAGTCGAGGTTGGGGACCGGGCGCTCTTTCATAGTGCGGAACGCCTCGGGCTGGCATGCGCTAGCCAAGATCAGAGCGAATCCGAAACTCCTGCGCCAGCCCATCACGACCGCCCTGGCTCGAGTCGCCACGAGATTCGCGGCTCGGCGATGCGCATGAGGTTGAGGGCCCAGACGTAGTCGAGCGAGCTCATCGCCATCCCCGAGCCCATGATCCGGCGGCGCTCATCGAACGTCTCGCCATAGCATCGTCGATTCTCGGGATCGTTGCAGAGAGAACGCTGCATTCCGAGCATGTGTCCGACTTCGTGGTCGGCGGGTGGCTTCCTCGAGGTCGATTGCTGATGTCGTACAGGCTGATCGTCGCCACAGGTGTGCTCCCTTCGCTGGTCATCCATCGCGCCGGTCGGGCGCCGGTTGCGTCGCGACCGCGCTGGACCTCGGGGGCCAGGCGAGACAGGGTTCGCGCCGTGCATCGTCGTCGCGATCCCGAGCGGTTGTCGGGGAGGGGTTGTCTGTGAGCTCTCGGTCCGGAGAGGACGGCGACCCGCGGGTGCCGGGGCGGACGCGGAGCCAGGAGGCCCTCTTCGCGTTCGTGTTCGGCTTCATCAGCATCGGGGTCATGGGCGCGGTGGCGTACGCGGCGGAGGCGCCGTTCATCTTTCCGTCGCTCGGCCCCACGGCGTTCCTCCTCTTTCATCGACCGACGGCGTCGGCGGCCTCGCCGCGGAATACGATCGAGGGGCACGTGATCGGAGCCCTCTCTGGGGTCGCCGCGCTCGCGGTGTGCGGCCTGCTCGACGCGCCGAGCGCGCTGGAGGTCGGCGTGACGCCGCTCCGCGCGGTGGCGGCGGGCGCGTCGCTCGGGCTCACGTCAGGGCTGATGATCCTGACTCGACGAGGTCATCCGCCGGCGGGCGCGACCACGCTGATCGTCTCGCTCGGGCTGATGACGTCGGCCGCGCACCTCGGCGTGCTCTTCGCGGCGGTGGTGCTGCTCGTGCTCCAGGCCTCGCTGATCCACTGGATCGCGGGCACGTCGTATCCGCGGTGGGCCCCGGCGGAGTGAGGGCCGTGGCGCGATCCGCAAACGGCCCAGCCTTCTTGGCCGAGAGCGGCGCGGACTTGTCAGGCTCCGACGAGCGCGGCCTCGATGTGGGCCAGCCACTCCTCGACGTCTCGCCCGGGCGTGGCCCCGGCTCGACTTCGGACGCCCCGGAGGAAGGCGTCGTCGAGCGCCGCGCTCCAGGTCGGATCGGGGCCGCTCGGGCGAGCGAGGTAGTCCGAGGCGCACCAGCGGGCGGCCAGCGCGCTCAGGGCGGCCGCGACCGCGGCGAGGAGCGCGAGCCTCGGGTCGCTCGAAGCGCCGAAGAGGAAGAGCGCCGTGGCGGTGGCGAGCGCGAAGCAGCCGGGAAGGCCCCAGCGGCTGACGAACGAGACGGCGTGGAGGGCGTGCTCGACCGCGCGCGGATCGCCAGCGAGCAGGTCACTCAGGAGAGCCCGGTTCGCGCGCCACCGCTTCAGGGCGCTCCGCGCGCGGTAGTAGTTCTCGCGCTCCAGCTCGGGGTGGTCCCACTCCCAGACCCGCAGCTCGTCGAGCCGGGACAGCAGGAGGCGCTGTTCGTGCAGCAGCGCGAGCTGACGGCCCATGGCGAAGCCGAAGCGTGACGCGCCCGCGGCGAGGCAGGGAGCGCGCGCGGTGCTGGCGCGGAGCGAGCGACGCAGCAGCGGCACCACCTCGGCGGCGGGCTGGTGTCGCTCGATCTCGGCCGCGAGCGCGCGTGCTCGCGCATGGCTCGCGCCGGTGGCTTCGATCTGGAGTGCGTGGTGATGAAGGCGCATGTCGGCGCTCCCTTCGTTCGTGGCCGCGCGTCATTCCGAGCCGTCGGGGTCACCCCGCGTTACGGCGTAGTCGGTGTTCTTCGCGCGCGTCGCGGAGAGGAGGGTGGCTTGACTTCCCGATCGGCGGCCCCACTGTCCATGGAGCCCGTGCTCCCCATGACCCGTCACCTCCCGAGCCAGACCGCGGACCTCCACGTCGAGGTCGCCGCCGCGCCGGGGCGTGCCGCGATCGCCTCCTGAGCGGTCGCGGCGGAGTCGGTCTCGAACGCGCGGGCGTCGCCCGCAGCGGTTCTGCGTTCGCCCGCCGCGTCGTCGCGGGGGTCGAGGAGGTTTGCATGGCATTGCCCGAGATCGTCGTCACGGAAGACGACTACCGAGACTTGTGTGCGTTGCTCGAAGGCGCGCCGGCCGCGTCGCAGTTGGCCGTCGACCGGCTCGACCTGGAGATCGCCCGCGCCCGGATCGTGCCGACCGAGAGCGTGGCGGCGGACGTGGTCACGATGGGGGCGACGGTGCGGGTGGAGGAGCTGGTCACGGACACGCGACGCGTGGTGACGCTGGTCTATCCGGGCGACGCCGACGCGGACGCGGGCCGCATCTCGGTGCTGTCGCCACTCGGCTCGGCGCTGATCGGGTTGCGGGCTGGACAGATCATCGAGTGGGCGGTGCCGGGGCGGCCTCGCTCGCGCTATCGCGTCGCGGCGGTGCTCGCGCAGCCGGTCCGCGCGCGGAGGGACGCGGTATGAGCCAGCTCGCGATCCTCGGTGGCGCGCCGACGCTGACGCAGGGAGACCATCGGCCCTGGCCGCAGCTCGGAGCGCGCGAGCGCGAGGCGGTGTCACGCGTGCTCGAGCGCGGGGTCCTCGGCGGCGAGGACGGGCCCGCGTCGCGTGCGCTCGAGGCGCGCTTCGCGGAGCTCGTCGGGGTGCGGCACGCGCTGCTGACGCACGCCGGGACGAGCGCGCTCCAGCTCGCCCTCGCGGCCGCGGAGATCGCGCCCGGTGAGGAGGTCATCCTGCCTGCCTACGGCTACGTGGCCGCCCCGCTCTGCGTGCTCGCGCGGGGAGGCATCCCGCGCTTCGTCGACGTCGACCGAGAGAACGGCAACCTGGATCCGCGCGCGGTGGAGGAGGTGCTGACGCCGCGCGCGCGCGCGATCGTGCCGATGCACATCCATGGCTGTCCCGCCGACATGGATCGGCTCGGCGCGCTCGCGGCGCGCTACGGGCTGGCGTTGATCGAGGACGCGGCGCAGGCGCTGGGCGCGACCCACCGCGGTCGTCCGGTCGGCGGGCTCGGCGCGTCGGCCGCGTTCTCGTTCCAGTCCACCAAGCACGTGCCGGCCGGGGAGGGCGGGGTGTTCGTCACCGACGACGACGCGGCGGCGGAGCGCGCGCGGAGCGCCCGGGGCTTCGGGCGGGACGTGAGGGCGCAGCGAGAGGCGGGCGGCCTCGTGGCGCACACGCTCGGAGGGGTGGGGCGGGGCAACGAGATGATGGCCGCCGTCGCCCTCGCGCAGCTCGAGCGGTTGCCGGAGCGGATGGCCACCATGCGATGGAACGAGACGCTGCTGCGCGACGCGTTCGCCGATCTCGAGGGCCTCTCGCTCCAGACGGTCGAGGCGGATCGAACGGCCGTCTGGTACAAGCTGCGCCTCCACTTCGACGCGCGCGTCGCCGGCCTCGGGCTGGCGCCACGCGCGCTGCGGAGCTTGCTGATGCGCGCCCTGGCCGCGGAGGGGGTCGGCGTGACGCTGTGGCAGGATCACCTGCTCCCGGAGCACCCGGCGTTCGCGCCGCACGAGGGCTTCGGGCGTCGCTGGCCCTACGCGCTCCACCCGGAGCCCGACACGCTGCGCGCGGAGTATCGCGCGGAGCGCTTCCCACGCGCCCGGGCGCTGCTCGACGCGTCGCTGGTGCTCTTCGACGAGCATCGACCGCTGATCGCCCAGACGCCCCGCACGGTCGAGCGGGTCGCGGCCGCGGTCCGCAAGGTCTGGGCGGGGCGTCATGCGCTCGCGCGCGCGTTCCCGGACGACGGGCTGACCGACCGGACGTGACGCGCGGCCCGACCCTGCTTATCGTCAACCCATGTCGTGGGAGCCGGTGGAGCGATGGCCGGGCGAGGCGGGCGGGGAGGGGGCCTTCCGCTCGGGCGCGGAGCCGGCGCTCGCCTCGCGCGACGCGCCTTCGGCCTGGGAGCGGGTGACGCTGTTCTGGTTCTCGACGCCGGAGCTGCCGCTCGAGCGGGTGGCGCGCCGCGCGGTGCTCACCTCGAGCTACGTCTACGTGCAGCGCTTCGACGGGCGGCGAGAGCGAGTGCGCCGCGATCAGCTGCGCGGATTCCGGCGCGAGGGCGGGCGCCTGATCGTCGGGGTGCGCGAGGGCGAAGACCTGGTGCTGCCGCTCCGCGCGAAGTGTGAGGTGCAAGCCAGGCTGCTGGCGCAGCTCGGGAGTCAGGCCGACGCGAAGTGGACGGGATGGCGGCGCGTGGAGGTGGCGGTCGCCGGGGCGGTGATCGCGGCGGCGGCGGCGGGCGTGATGTTGCGGCCGACGTCGCTCGCGGACGTGATGACCCACTGGGGCCTCGGGCTCTACACCTCCGAGGTCTGCCTGCGCGTCTACGTCGGCGTGGCCGCGTGCGTGGTCTTGCTGTTCTGTCTCCTCTGGCTCCCGATGCGCGCGCGGGTCGACGCGCTCGGAGTGGAGGTGCGCCGGGGGCTCATCCCGTGGCTGCCGTTCTTCCTCCCCGCCGAGCAGGTCGACGGCGTGCGCGTGGTCGAGGTCCGCGGCAACACCAAGCACCACCGCAACGTGCTCATGGGCTACGCGGTGGAGCTGGTGTTCGAGCCCGCCATCCGTCTCGTCTCGCTCCGGCGCGCGAGCTCGCTGCGGCTCCGGACGCACCGCAACGTGCACATGGCCATCGCGCCGCGCGCGGAAGCGGAGCTGCTCCGGAAGCTCCTGCGGATCCCGTCGAGCTCGTAGCCCGCGACCCGCACGAGAGTCAGCGGTCCCCGTTCCTGGATACCGGGGACGACGGCGCCGCTTTTTTGCGTTCTCGATCCGCGTGGGCATTCTCCCGACAACACGGCGCTGGGGGCGCTGGGGCGCCGTGGAGTGCGGGTGAGAAAGAAATGCTGTCTAGCTTCGATGAGAGTCTCTCTTGGTCCGTCTGGCGCCTCGACTGGGCGTCGCTGTGGCCGCTTCAGCTGAGCGGAGGGCTGCGCGCGGGTCCGATCGACGCCGACGAGGCGCTGGCGTTCGTGGCCGCGCACTACGCGGAGGTCTTCCAGGCCGACGCGGCGGACCGTCGCTTCCTTCCCGACCCCATGACGGACGCCAAGCGGCGCTTCTTCGCGGCCTCGGATCGGATCGCGTTCTACGACGGAGACCGCGTGGTCGGGCTGCTCGTCGGCAACCCGGTCGACTGGAGCACCTACTACTGGCGCACCGTCGCGCTGCTTCCCGCGTACCAGGGGCGCGGGCTCCTCGCGCAGGTCCTGCGCCACACCGACGCGCTCATGCGGGCGCATGGCGTGGTGCGGGTCGAGGGGGAGTGCGCGCCGACGAACTACCGCCAGCTGCGGCTCTTGCTGCGGCTGGGCTACGTGGTGACCAGCACGGTCACGAGCGAGCGCTGGGGTGCGTTGCTGCGCCTGACGCGCTTCTTGAACGAAGAGGCGGAGGAGGCGTTCGCCGAGCGCTTCAGCAAGGACGTCGGTCTGCCTCGCAGCCCTTCCAGCCCATCCACATCGAGAGGAGAACGTCATGAAGAAGTTCGCGACCGGCACTTTCTGAACCCCACGCAGATGCGCTGCGCATCGAGGGGCGCGCAGTGATCGCGGCCGCGCTGAAGCTCGACATCGAGCGCTACGCCGCCGGGATGCACCGCACGAACGCGCTGTACGTCGGCGCCGCGACCGGGCGCCTCACGCCCGAGATCGTCGGCTTCTACCTCTTCAACGTGCGGCACCTCGTGCAGCACACGCCGCTCCACCTCGAGCGGGCGCGTCGGCGCGCCCTCGCGCTCGGCCGGACGGACCTGGCCGAGCACTTCTCCCAGAAGCTCGTCGAGGAGCACGGGCACGATCGCTGGGCGGACGGGGATCTGTCCCTGCTCCGCGAGCGGTTCGGCAGCGACGCCGAAGGCGCGCTCGCGCCCGCGCTCCTGACACAGCTCCGCTGGATCGAGGCCCTCATCGACCGCGATCCGGCGCTCTACCTCGCGTACATCCTCTTCGCCGAGTACCTCATCGTGCTCATGGGGCCGTCTTGGCTCTCGATGGTCGAGGCGCGCTGCGGCATCCCGCGGCAGATGCTCTCCGTCATCGGGAACCACGCCGAGCTCGACAAGGACCACACCGACGAGGGGCTCGACGCCATCGACGCCCTCGTGCGCGAGCCGCGACAGATCGGGCCCATGCGCGAGACGGTCGCGCGGGCGATCGCGCTCTTCGAGCGCTGGTCGGGTGAGGTGCTCGCCCATGGAGTGCTCTCCCAATCCCTCCGACCCGAGGAGCCGTCGTCGTGGACCCGCGCCTCCTTCGCCTGAGCCGAGACCTCCCGCTGCCGGCGGGCTTCGCGGCGCCGGAGCGCTTCTCGGACGTCGTCTCGATCGACGGGGTCGAGGTGCACCGCGCGGGCCTGCAGGCCCGGGGGCCCGGCGGGGTCGAGGTCACCGGGAGCGCGGCCGAGGTGGGCGGGGACCCGCTGCCCCGCGCCTGGTACGAGCTGCTCGAGCGGGCGGCCATCGTGCGGGCGAGCGACCGCGCCCAGCCTTACGTCGACGCGTGTGGGCGGGTGACGGGGAGCGCGCGCCACCCGGTCTCGCCCGATGCCGGCGCGGAGCGCCGCGCCGCGCGCTCGAACGGCGTCGCCCTGCATCGGACCTTCGAGGCGGCGCGCGAGGCGGCGCTCCTGGAGCTGATCGAGCGCGACCGGGTGCTCGGCAGCTGGTACGGCGAGCTGCCGCTCCGGCCGGCGGCGCTCCCGGAGCGCCTGCGCCCGTTCGTGTCGCACGAGTGGGTCGTGCGCCGGGTCGACGATCCGGCAGG from Sandaracinaceae bacterium includes the following:
- a CDS encoding HPP family protein, producing the protein MSSRSGEDGDPRVPGRTRSQEALFAFVFGFISIGVMGAVAYAAEAPFIFPSLGPTAFLLFHRPTASAASPRNTIEGHVIGALSGVAALAVCGLLDAPSALEVGVTPLRAVAAGASLGLTSGLMILTRRGHPPAGATTLIVSLGLMTSAAHLGVLFAAVVLLVLQASLIHWIAGTSYPRWAPAE
- the rnk gene encoding nucleoside diphosphate kinase regulator; translated protein: MALPEIVVTEDDYRDLCALLEGAPAASQLAVDRLDLEIARARIVPTESVAADVVTMGATVRVEELVTDTRRVVTLVYPGDADADAGRISVLSPLGSALIGLRAGQIIEWAVPGRPRSRYRVAAVLAQPVRARRDAV
- a CDS encoding aminotransferase class V-fold PLP-dependent enzyme, with the protein product MSQLAILGGAPTLTQGDHRPWPQLGAREREAVSRVLERGVLGGEDGPASRALEARFAELVGVRHALLTHAGTSALQLALAAAEIAPGEEVILPAYGYVAAPLCVLARGGIPRFVDVDRENGNLDPRAVEEVLTPRARAIVPMHIHGCPADMDRLGALAARYGLALIEDAAQALGATHRGRPVGGLGASAAFSFQSTKHVPAGEGGVFVTDDDAAAERARSARGFGRDVRAQREAGGLVAHTLGGVGRGNEMMAAVALAQLERLPERMATMRWNETLLRDAFADLEGLSLQTVEADRTAVWYKLRLHFDARVAGLGLAPRALRSLLMRALAAEGVGVTLWQDHLLPEHPAFAPHEGFGRRWPYALHPEPDTLRAEYRAERFPRARALLDASLVLFDEHRPLIAQTPRTVERVAAAVRKVWAGRHALARAFPDDGLTDRT
- a CDS encoding GNAT family N-acetyltransferase, which gives rise to MLSSFDESLSWSVWRLDWASLWPLQLSGGLRAGPIDADEALAFVAAHYAEVFQADAADRRFLPDPMTDAKRRFFAASDRIAFYDGDRVVGLLVGNPVDWSTYYWRTVALLPAYQGRGLLAQVLRHTDALMRAHGVVRVEGECAPTNYRQLRLLLRLGYVVTSTVTSERWGALLRLTRFLNEEAEEAFAERFSKDVGLPRSPSSPSTSRGERHEEVRDRHFLNPTQMRCASRGAQ
- a CDS encoding YcaO-like family protein; the encoded protein is MDPRLLRLSRDLPLPAGFAAPERFSDVVSIDGVEVHRAGLQARGPGGVEVTGSAAEVGGDPLPRAWYELLERAAIVRASDRAQPYVDACGRVTGSARHPVSPDAGAERRAARSNGVALHRTFEAAREAALLELIERDRVLGSWYGELPLRPAALPERLRPFVSHEWVVRRVDDPAGVEPDITAVVVVGFPRRSTAPLARGFAAGRSLAEASEAAAREALQNLAFLWDEPVPMRAPEAAPTPLFHLDYYLVPAHHEALRAWLDGEAGARRRAPARSATRYLDLTPPSLSGRARVVRALATSTRPLVFGAAPAPVAPSRRVHPVA